From the Antennarius striatus isolate MH-2024 chromosome 15, ASM4005453v1, whole genome shotgun sequence genome, the window GAGACAGGAAGGGAAAAggaacaatataaaataaataaataaatacatttaagatGTAGAGAAGATattgagagaaaagaagaaaaagaaaattgatgcAATGGGAAcaaggagaaggaaaaaggtaaggtgatgaaaaagaaaaacggaacaacaaggacacacacacacacacacacactacagtaaGGACACAAGGGAAGGAAACAAGTGCAAGGAGACACACAGAGCAAATAACGCTGGGAGATTTAAGAAGGaaggagaacaagaagaacataCATGAAAACAGGAAAGGAAACACGTTAAGGACACAAGTGAGGAAGGACAGCAGTGAGGATAGTTGAGGAAATGAAAAGATTAGCAGAGGAAATCAAGAAAACCAGAAGAAGCGGAAGAGAAGACAGGGAACAAGGAGAGGAAACGAGCTGAGGGCAGAGGAGGCTGGGGATTATGTTCCTCTCCACTGGACTCAATCCATTCATTCCCCTTATTTCTCTCATCATCCCTGGTTTGCTGCCGCAGATGTCTGTCAGGCTCACGTTGGAGGAATGACGGACGATGAATAGCTGTGATGAAGAGCTGTGATCACGCTCCCACTCCGGACACTCTTCACGTCACATCCACATCCTCCAACAAATCCAGGAGGCAGAAGCGGAGCGGATGGACTTCAGACGGACTCGGCAGCATGTGACAGATCCAGGAAATGGATTTCAGCGCCTGTCAAAACAAACAATGATTTTCTGCTTAAGGTTCACAGAGAGACAGCCGAGGGGATTGAGATGGATGGAGGACGGCGCTGTGACTTTCTGCTCAAACACACATGtgtctctgaacacacacacttcacacaaacacacacacacacgtgtgcactGGAAACATATGCAAACACGTGCAGCTGTGAAGAAAATCACTTTTTTATTATCCAGTGATTTCACACCAGATTTCACATCGGCAGCGTCCGGCCGTCACCCAGCAACAAAGGGTTGACctgagtcacatgaccccatcaacatccatccatccatccatccatccatccatccatccatccatccatccatccatccatccatccatccatccatccatccatccatctatctatctatctatctatctatctatctatctatctatctatctatctatctatctatctatctatctatctatctatcacacGTTCACTATCAGCAATTTTCATGCTAGTTGGTGCTACAGTCAATGGTTACAcagttacgtgtgtgtgtgcgtgcgtgcgtgtgtgtatgagtaTTGTAACATGATTATTTCAATTAcgggtgtgttgtgtgtctagAAACACGTTGTGACAGCTCATGAATAATTCCGGTTTTGTTCAGGAAGCATGTGTTGATCTATCctttagatcacacacacacatgcacgcacgcacgcacacacacacacacacgcacgtacacacacacgctcgcacgcacgcgcacacacacacacagacacacaggaatgataatgataattaaaaacGATACTGAACTACAGAATAATGAGATAGTCTTGGTTTGCATCCAATTAAAAGGTTCCTTTGCCGTCTTTTGAGATAAATGAATGTgaatcctcacacacactcatgtgcatcagctgtttgtgtacacacacacacacacacatatatgcacatatccacagacacaaacaggaatAATAAAGAGGGGGTGTGTTCCAGAAGCACAGCTATAACCTTTAtcaacaggaacacacacagacacactggatGCTCCTGAAAGCAACAgggtgttttcattcatttacgcttttttcattttattcagttttgCATGAAGCAGAacattttgttgaataaaatcaTCTTCTGAATTTTACATCAATCTTAAATATATatagagttgttgttttttttaacttaaggACTTCAGacttcatctctctctgttCCTCCTGTTTAGTCCAACAGAGAAATTAACCTCGTCAGCACATTCATGCAATGACCAATTAGAGGGGATTGCAGCCCTACGCTGGGAGGAGACCATGATTCACCTCAGGTGGGTATTTATGATCACAGGACGCATTCATAGATCGGAATATTTTCTTACGCAGTGGTTCCAGGTGGAATCTACATTGAGATTTATAAAAGAGGCCCCTGGACCGTAAGACTCACGCAGTCCAACAGCACCTCCTAGCGATCATCCGAGGAACTCCATGTCGTCTTATAGTGACCTCCGAATACTTAATGTGCATAAACGacttcaaatatttaaaccatgtcCGAATCAAATATTAGAGAGACACGTTTTCGTGAGTCATAATAAAatgttggaaataaaaatgtttcacctcCAGAAATGTGGTTTACTGATAAAATCTGTTTGGTGTTGATGACTGAACCAGAAGTGATGAGTGGAGCCTCATCGCAAGTGGTTCAATcacaaattgatttttggaGGACATCTGTCAGTAAATGTAGACGTTTGGTCAAAAGAAAAACACGCTGATCTGTTTGAACATTTCTGATGGGATTTGATCTAATCGGTAGTTTTCACTGAAAAAGTTTTGGATCCAATTTTGATGAGAAACCATGAAATCTATCAATTCAGACGTGTTCAAATGcttaagaagaaaaaagctgACATAAAACACCGCATGAAACAATGACTCAGCAGCTTTTAATCAATGAGGCACTGGCAGGAAACACGAAACGATGCATGCaagctttatatatatatataaatacatatatccAGACAAATATATCCAgtcaacatgcacacacagttcAAAGACATCATCTAGTGACATTTAACGGCTGAAAGAAAAGATGAGTCACTTCAAGCTTTGGCACCAGGATAAAAAGAACCACAACATCCAACATTAAAGGAATGAACATTGGTCGTTTCCCTCataaagcttcttcttctgGCTCCATTACAAAGCAGGGATAGACCACAGCGGATCTATTCTGACAGGTATCTGCGTGCCAACGGGGGCAAATGCCTGTCATCAGACCCACTCAGGTAAGGCTTCCTATTGGCTGAACCTTCAATTCCGCCCTTCATGGCCAAATATCCACGTCTTCCTCCACGCTCTTTGCGTTTCAGGCCGTTTTAGCGGGAATGGCGCTACAGGAATGTCACGAGTGTGGGGGATGGTAAAGCGTCGTTTCATGTGTGACAGAACAACACGCTGTGGTCAGTACGCAGTGATGTCTCAGCGGGTTCGCCTAATGCTTCGCTTCTCGGGGGTAAAACTCTGCTAAGGTGCTCTGAGGGATCCTCTTCAACATCTCTTTGGGGAAGATTCTCATGAGCTGCCATCCCACATCCAGAGTCTCAAAGACACTCCTGTTCTCGTAGGCACCTGGACGGacgacacaaaaacacatcaggtGGTTTTTACTTTAAGTAAGTAAATATACTCAGTTCTAAATCCAtcgttttctatttttttagtCTGTGGTTCTTGGAACTTGTTCATTTTCTGCCAATCATCACTTTAGCGTCACTTATCCGCTGCGCCCCACTGCACCTTGGGAGATGAAGTTCTTCTCAAACTTGGTCAGGAACTCCAGATAAAGCAGGTCATCAGCTGTGAGAGCTTCCTCACCCACCACCGCCTTCATGGCCTGGACATCCTTCCCTATGGCGTAGCAggcatactgtacacacacacacacacacacacacacacacacacacacacgcacacgcacacacaaaaacgtaGTTCTGTTTTAGTTGGATGATGGAGGGCAGGTCGTGCAGCAGGAAGTATGTGAGGACTTCACCAGCTGGTTGGAGACATCTGAGTGGTCTCTGCGGGTCATCCCCTCCCCGATGGCGGACTTCATCAGACGGGACAGCGACGGCAAGACGTTAATGGGAGGATAGATCTGAACCACAAGATCAGAGATCAGCCAGGCCTCAAACAGGGAACACAGCTGATACACACTTCATGTCCGGTGAACTGGGTCAGAATTTCAACTTCCAGACACAACTGAGAGTCGATCAAAACAGTCAAACCGTTTTTTTAGCTCAAGACCGAATCAAGATGAACTAAAGTGTGACCCAATCCCGCTCCTGCATGAAATCACGTGACTCCAGTGGAAGCGTGTCCACAGACTTTATAAAGATCCTCGTTACCTGTCTGTTGTGAAGCTGTCTGTCAACATAGATCTGTCCCTCGGTGATGTAACCCGTCAGGTCAGGGATGGGATGAGTGATGTCTGAGAAACACAAGCACCCACGGTAAGACATTATCCACCGTTAGCATCATACACCGTTAGCGTAGTTAGCTTGCTGCTGACTGTGTGAGTACCGTCGTTGGGCATGGTGAGGATGGGGATCTGGGTGATGGAGCCGTTACGTCCCTCCACTCTGCCGGCTCTCTCATAGATTGTGGCCAGATCGGTGTACATGTAACCGGGGAAACCACGCCGACCCGGCACCTCCTCCCTGGCTGCAGACACCTGAGGcagagctgtgattggtcagtgtGGGCCCAACTTATGATTCAAGCTGTCTTTACTAAGAAATCGCGGGCCGACCTCTCGGAGAGCCTCGGCGTAGGAGCTCATGTCGGTGAGGATGACGAGGACGTGCTTCTCGCACTGATAGGCCAGATACTCTGCTGATGTCAGAGCCAGTCGAGGCGTGATGATTCGCTCGATGCTGAGCAAAGAAAGACTCTTACTGGTTTacttttagtgtattttaaCCTGTTTCAAGATGTTCAATGTCATCTACTGTAAACATCACAAACTTATGACATTCATCCATTCAGCCCACTAACCAATCAGggtatttggttttattcatgATTGGATCGGTAGTGAGCAGATGACTAATTTCAGGAGATTACATACGTGGGGTCGTTGGCCAGGTTGAGAAACAAGCAGACGTTGTCCATGGAACCATTTTCCTCAAAGTCAGACTTAAAGAATCTGGCAGTCTCCATGTTTACCTGGTGGAAACAGAAACACTCAACgtttgttcgttcattcattcatctaccCATTTCTTCCACAGTCGTGGGTCACAGGTGTGTTGGAACAAATCCAAGCGGAAAATACTTAACAGTAAAGGTTTAATGGTGTTAATGATGTTGGGTTTCGTCATCCTGGAGGAAGTTCCAGGACAGTAATTACTTTAtttgaccactaggaggcagtaaaACAAGCTGTGAACTCAATGGACAAGCAAACATTGTCTCCATCCAGCAGAAACAGAGCAAAGGGTCTTTGTCCAGCGCATTTGGTGTAAATGGGGTACTACATGGTTAAATTAAGGTTGTGTTCTAATAACCACGGTCCCCCTGGTTCGTCAGCACCAACATAGTGGTTAGCAATACTGTATTACTACGATCATGAACGCTCTACTACAGGTAGCAGGTAGGTAGAAACTTTAGTTCAGGGAGCAGGTTTCTGCTGGATGGTGGAGAACCAACAACAGGTTTTAGAACGCTAAACAAGATACAGGCCGTGTTTTTCTATCGTTGAAATGTTTGGTAAGGTCAAGTATTGAATATTCCAAGGTATTCATCGTCTAATCTGGGCGAGTCACGAACTAACGTCCTCACCCCCATGGCTGCGAACACAATGGCGAAGTTGTCCTCGCTGTAGTCCATCACGCCTTTGGACTTCTTCACCAAACCGGCCTGCCGACAGATCTGAGCTGCAATCTGACCAGAAACAGAGGAGAGAGTGAAGAGCAGACGTGTAGCAAAGGGACACGAACCAGAACCCAACCCAAGGCAAACACGTCACAAGTGACGCTCCaacacgtgggggggggggaacccATCAACTACTGCACTGAAAAAGAGTTTGGGGTATATATATTTAGGCTTAGttatttaaaaagaagacattttgacA encodes:
- the atp6v1b2 gene encoding V-type proton ATPase subunit B, brain isoform yields the protein MPVHRGLCQRHPPLRPLRMRARCHDSDALRLSGADMAMKALRGMVNGAMSELSSAVSGSRPPAAAPASAAASREHAMAVKRDYISQPRLTYKTVSGVNGPLVILDQVKFPRYAEIVHLTLPDGTKRSGQVLEVTGSKAVVQVFEGTSGIDAKKTSCEFTGDILRTPVSEDMLGRVFNGSGKPIDRGPAVLAEDFLDIMGQPINPQCRIYPEEMIQTGISAIDGMNSIARGQKIPIFSAAGLPHNEIAAQICRQAGLVKKSKGVMDYSEDNFAIVFAAMGVNMETARFFKSDFEENGSMDNVCLFLNLANDPTIERIITPRLALTSAEYLAYQCEKHVLVILTDMSSYAEALREVSAAREEVPGRRGFPGYMYTDLATIYERAGRVEGRNGSITQIPILTMPNDDITHPIPDLTGYITEGQIYVDRQLHNRQIYPPINVLPSLSRLMKSAIGEGMTRRDHSDVSNQLYACYAIGKDVQAMKAVVGEEALTADDLLYLEFLTKFEKNFISQGAYENRSVFETLDVGWQLMRIFPKEMLKRIPQSTLAEFYPREAKH